The following proteins come from a genomic window of Coregonus clupeaformis isolate EN_2021a chromosome 2, ASM2061545v1, whole genome shotgun sequence:
- the LOC121550076 gene encoding nuclear-interacting partner of ALK yields the protein MAALGSRGSRLDNSPNRQLKSGFASPEKVRELLNAGVLSDENRSTGVQGELDKVAPNGNSQVLCEASNKEAFFTRVESYSCLRWAGKPRAISPLKCASYGWINVGCDMLKCSSCQAFLCASLQPTLDFQKYESRIAEITRQLQTQHEKFCPWPDFPCPDRFWLVPANEPSVLLSAFLERFHTTCLLEQQLPAMKPELLKTMSLTEDVISVLLQLIEDEQKKQGRSPLKSTSEALAVQVAACIVALCGWAGSPALHAMSLPLLTCSFCMRKVGLWNFHQMEGTGKDGEGDAPKSPTTPTSSTPLPAPEAQGDRKTPTSPSPTPYRRGLRSQDKTRGSEQPVGSPSPMVVRTRSRDSTSPSEEQPGPLPRGKRPMTGGRVQGEGTGSEGTASGGSSPQRNPKRMCLSSASSPEGPLNRTLFDPLAQHRDWCPWVNVGKENTQPTGGIPLLGQEGGHQQGWKAALTLLLPMKKCFSPNKAASPLQGPHDKSKRVFAIFRQWQVSSPSQ from the exons GGGGGAGCTGGATAAGGTGGCACCAAACGGTAACAGTCAAGTTCTTTGTGAAGCATCTAACAAAGAAGCCTTTTTCACAAGAGTGGAGTCCTACTCT TGTCTGAGATGGGCAGGAAAGCCCCGGGCTATCTCCCCCCTGAAGTGCGCCAGCTATGGCTGGATCAATGTGGGGTGTGACATGTTGAAATGTTCAAGTTGCCAGGCTTTCCTCTGTGCATCACTCCAACCAACCCTGGACTTCCAGAAAT ATGAATCCCGGATAGCAGAGATAACTAGACAACTACAGACACAGCATGAGAAGTTTTGTCCATGGCCAGACTTTCCATGCCCGG ACCGGTTCTGGCTGGTCCCGGCAAACGAGCCATCAGTGCTGCTCAGTGCCTTCCTGGAGCGCTTTCACACCACCTGTCTCCTGGAGCAGCAGCTACCTGCCATGAAGCCAGAACTGCTTAAAACCATG TCTTTGACTGAGGATGTGATCAGCGTTCTACTGCAGTTGATTGAGGATGAACAGAAGAAGCAGGGCAGGTCCCCTCTGAAGTCCACCTCTGAGGCTCTGGCTGTCCAGGTGGCTGCCTGCATCGTGGCCCTCTGTGGCTGGGCTGGAAG CCCAGCTCTGCACGCCATGAGCCTACCCCTCCTCACCTGCTCGTTCTGCATGCGCAAAGTGGGCCTGTGGAACTTCCACCAGATGGAGGGAACAGgaaaagatggagagggagacgcCCCAAAGTCccccaccaccccaacatcatcTACACCCCTGCCTGCACCCGAGGCCCAGGGGGACAGGAAGACCCCCACCTCCCCTTCTCCTACTCCCTACCGCAGGGGGCTGCGGAGCCAGGACAAGACCAGAGGTTCAGAGCAG CCTGTGGGGAGTCCGTCCCCCATGGTGGTCCGCACCCGCAGCAGGGACTCTACCAGCCCCAGCGAGGAGCAGCCCGGCCCTCTGCCCAGGGGGAAGAGGCCCATGACTGGAGGCCGAGTCcagggggaggggacagggagtgAGGGGACTGCTTCGGGGGGCTCTAGCCCCCAACGCAACCCCAAACGCATGTGCCTCTCATCAGCCAGTAGCCCT GAGGGCCCCCTGAATAGGACTTTGTTTGACCCACTAGCCCAGCACAGAGACTGGTGCCCCTGGGTGAATGTAGGCAAGGAGAACACCCAGCCCACTGGTGGTATACCCCTGCTGGGCCAAGAGGGAGGGCATCAGCAGGGTTGGAAGGCTGcactcactctcctcctccccatgAAGAAGTGCTTCAGCCCAAACAAGGCAGCCAGTCCCCTACAG GGTCCACATGACAAGTCTAAAAGGGTGTTTGCTATATTCCGTCAGTGGCAGGTATCTTCCCCATCTCAGTAA